Proteins co-encoded in one Methylomonas albis genomic window:
- the oadA gene encoding sodium-extruding oxaloacetate decarboxylase subunit alpha, producing MSKVYVTDVILRDAHQSLIATRMRTEDMLPACAMLDDIGYWSLECWGGATFDACLRFLKEDPWERLSKLKAALPNTRLQMLLRGQNLLGYRHYSDDVVRKFVETAAGNGMDVFRIFDALNDIRNLETAIEATKAAGKHAQGTICYTTSPVHDIASFIKLGRGLADLGCDSIAIKDMAGLLTPYIAGELVKALKDAVDLPLHLHCHATAGLAEMCQLKAIEAGCEHVDTALSSWAGGTSHPPTESLVTALRGTAYDTGLDLDKLQEVNQYFVEVRKKYRRFESEFTGIDTRVHIFQVPGGMISNLANQLKERDALDRMTEVYREIPEVRRDLGYPPLVTPTSQIVGTQAVLNVLTGKRYETISNEVKRYLHGGYGKAPATVNPQLQAKAVGTEEVIECRPADLLKPEFEHLRNEIAHLAVNDEDVLSFAMFPEIGKQFLELRSTDNLVAEPLELADVPTPGEVKKAPTEFNVALHGESYHVKVTGAGPKNQSLRHFYFTVDGMPEEIVIETLDEIVLDGGAQGAVQSAIASKRRRPNQPGDVVTSMPCNIIDVLVKEGQKVNAGQSLLVTEAMKMETEITAPIAGIVKAIYVAKGDAVNPNEVLVEIN from the coding sequence ATGAGTAAAGTTTACGTAACCGACGTTATCCTGCGCGACGCCCACCAATCACTCATCGCCACCCGCATGCGCACTGAAGACATGCTACCGGCCTGCGCCATGCTGGACGACATCGGCTATTGGTCACTGGAATGCTGGGGCGGCGCCACCTTCGACGCCTGTTTGCGCTTTTTAAAGGAAGACCCCTGGGAACGCTTGAGCAAACTAAAAGCCGCGCTGCCCAATACCCGTCTGCAAATGCTGTTGCGCGGCCAAAACCTGCTCGGCTACCGGCATTATTCCGACGACGTGGTGCGCAAATTCGTCGAGACTGCCGCCGGTAACGGCATGGACGTGTTTCGGATTTTCGACGCGCTGAACGACATCCGCAATCTGGAAACCGCCATCGAAGCCACCAAAGCAGCCGGAAAACACGCCCAAGGCACCATCTGTTACACCACCAGCCCGGTGCACGACATCGCCAGTTTCATCAAATTGGGAAGAGGCCTAGCCGACTTGGGCTGTGATTCGATTGCCATCAAGGACATGGCCGGCCTATTGACACCCTATATCGCCGGAGAACTGGTCAAGGCCCTGAAAGACGCCGTCGACCTGCCATTGCACCTCCACTGCCATGCAACCGCCGGCTTGGCGGAAATGTGTCAGCTCAAAGCCATCGAGGCCGGCTGCGAACATGTCGACACAGCCCTATCTTCCTGGGCCGGCGGCACCAGCCATCCGCCTACTGAATCGCTGGTCACGGCGTTGCGTGGCACAGCTTACGACACCGGCCTGGATTTGGACAAGCTGCAAGAGGTGAATCAGTATTTTGTTGAGGTGCGGAAAAAATACCGCCGCTTCGAAAGCGAATTTACCGGTATCGACACCCGCGTGCATATCTTTCAGGTGCCGGGCGGCATGATCTCGAATCTGGCCAACCAGTTAAAAGAGCGTGACGCGCTGGACCGGATGACCGAGGTTTACCGGGAAATCCCGGAAGTACGCAGGGATTTGGGCTACCCGCCGTTGGTCACACCGACTTCGCAAATCGTCGGCACCCAGGCGGTTTTGAACGTGTTGACCGGCAAACGCTACGAAACCATCAGCAATGAGGTGAAACGCTACCTGCACGGCGGTTACGGCAAGGCCCCGGCCACGGTTAATCCGCAACTGCAAGCCAAGGCAGTCGGCACGGAAGAAGTCATCGAATGCCGGCCGGCCGATTTACTCAAACCCGAGTTTGAACATCTGCGTAACGAAATCGCCCATCTGGCCGTGAACGACGAAGACGTGTTGAGCTTTGCCATGTTCCCCGAGATCGGCAAACAATTTCTGGAACTGCGTTCCACCGACAACCTGGTCGCCGAACCTTTGGAATTGGCAGACGTACCGACGCCCGGCGAAGTCAAAAAAGCCCCGACCGAATTCAACGTGGCCCTGCACGGCGAGTCCTATCACGTCAAAGTCACCGGCGCCGGGCCGAAAAACCAAAGCTTGCGGCATTTTTACTTTACCGTGGACGGCATGCCGGAAGAAATTGTGATCGAAACCCTGGATGAAATCGTGCTGGACGGCGGTGCGCAAGGCGCGGTGCAAAGTGCTATCGCCAGCAAACGTCGCCGTCCCAACCAGCCCGGCGATGTGGTGACCAGCATGCCTTGCAACATCATCGACGTGCTGGTCAAGGAAGGCCAAAAAGTCAACGCCGGCCAATCCTTGCTGGTAACAGAAGCCATGAAAATGGAAACCGAGATCACGGCGCCGATAGCCGGTATCGTCAAGGCAATCTATGTCGCAAAAGGTGATGCCGTTAATCCAAATGAGGTGTTGGTCGAAATTAATTAG
- a CDS encoding L-threonylcarbamoyladenylate synthase has protein sequence MTPKSVTEESIRHAVELLRQGQLVAFPTETVYGLGADAANPDAVAKIFAAKGRPADHPLIVHIASAAQINDWAEAVPEAALRLAEHFWPGPLTMILNKKSTVPSAVTGGQDTVGLRVPANPVALQLLQAFGGGIAAPSANRFGHISPTQAEHVAEELGDSVACILDGGPSSVGVESTIIDLSDGIPAILRPGRITRSQLKAVLQTEVRLSAQSKIRAPGMMAVHYAPNTMALLCPADTLIAMTDDLCAKGKHIGILAFSAEIAEIPCLHLLRLPADAELYEPALYSSLRALDNLQLDTILIEQPPDSEAWAAVNDRLDKATV, from the coding sequence TTGACTCCTAAATCCGTAACCGAAGAATCCATCCGCCACGCCGTCGAATTGTTACGGCAAGGCCAATTGGTGGCCTTTCCAACCGAGACCGTTTACGGCTTGGGCGCGGATGCCGCCAACCCCGATGCGGTTGCCAAAATCTTTGCCGCGAAAGGCCGGCCGGCCGACCATCCTTTGATCGTGCATATCGCCAGCGCCGCGCAAATCAACGACTGGGCGGAAGCCGTGCCGGAAGCGGCGTTACGGCTGGCCGAACACTTCTGGCCCGGCCCGTTGACGATGATACTGAACAAAAAATCGACAGTGCCGTCCGCCGTCACCGGCGGCCAGGATACCGTGGGCTTGCGGGTGCCGGCCAATCCGGTAGCCCTGCAATTATTACAAGCCTTCGGTGGCGGCATCGCCGCACCGTCGGCAAATCGCTTCGGCCACATTAGCCCGACGCAAGCCGAGCATGTTGCGGAAGAACTGGGCGATAGCGTGGCCTGCATCCTGGACGGCGGCCCCTCCTCGGTGGGTGTGGAATCCACCATCATCGATCTCAGCGACGGCATCCCCGCCATCCTCAGACCGGGTCGTATTACCCGCAGCCAACTGAAAGCCGTACTACAAACTGAAGTCCGTCTTTCCGCGCAAAGCAAAATCCGTGCGCCGGGCATGATGGCAGTGCATTACGCGCCCAACACCATGGCCTTGCTGTGCCCGGCCGATACCTTAATCGCGATGACCGACGATTTGTGCGCAAAAGGTAAACACATTGGCATCCTGGCATTTAGCGCCGAAATCGCCGAAATCCCCTGCCTGCATCTACTTAGATTGCCGGCCGATGCCGAGCTTTACGAACCGGCTTTATACAGCTCGCTACGCGCATTGGACAACCTGCAACTCGATACCATCCTGATCGAACAGCCGCCTGATAGCGAAGCCTGGGCAGCCGTCAACGACCGCCTGGATAAAGCCACGGTTTGA
- the tadA gene encoding tRNA adenosine(34) deaminase TadA, with amino-acid sequence MTDEEWLRHAIRLAQRAESQGEVPVGALLVHNERCIAEGWNQPIQNNDPTAHAEIVALRKAGQVLHNYRLIDTTLYVTLEPCVMCMGAIAHARVKRLVFGAYDAKRGAVCHALQLSDAAFLNHSVEWTGGILETDCAELLSDFFKARRHQSKSQ; translated from the coding sequence ATGACCGACGAGGAATGGCTGCGCCATGCCATCCGTCTGGCGCAACGCGCCGAAAGCCAAGGCGAAGTGCCGGTCGGCGCGCTGCTGGTGCATAACGAGCGCTGCATCGCCGAAGGCTGGAATCAACCCATCCAAAATAACGACCCCACCGCGCACGCCGAAATCGTTGCGCTACGCAAAGCCGGCCAGGTTTTACACAACTACAGACTGATCGATACCACCCTCTACGTGACCCTGGAGCCCTGCGTAATGTGCATGGGCGCCATCGCTCACGCCCGCGTCAAACGTCTGGTATTCGGCGCCTACGATGCCAAACGCGGCGCGGTTTGCCATGCATTGCAACTCAGCGACGCAGCGTTTTTAAATCATTCTGTGGAATGGACGGGGGGAATTCTGGAAACGGATTGCGCGGAGTTACTCAGCGATTTTTTCAAAGCCAGACGGCATCAGTCAAAAAGTCAATAA
- a CDS encoding right-handed parallel beta-helix repeat-containing protein — protein sequence MLNYYSSRNKTSVSLWKTPHIILKFIFLFCCLANIQLAFSLPNQPPDPVPDPTPNGNLVDECVNYAKTSASLTLTPQNISFGDSVNLSWHIEYPSKCNEVFSSVELAGKPVGLDGDQVIKPMSTRTYSLSISTPNKNYYLLSQEVEVTLPNTVHIDGSNDDWKGVLIQALQAGNKKIVLASDVDMDLTGIESINIKSGTTLTSEMPEPAIYKAFVPAKTSSKKANVKFSNLLSNAVDNVYRPPARNADNLGPRLYLINTGVSRNPLFIINDSNVKISGFRLQGPNPEIGNGNSNKEIGIKILPVVKDGDPLQGIEISQMEIYNWSGAGVEVNDTNTTDHPGRLTFNNASGVYIHDNYIHHNRHHSGFGYGVSVGEGGYALIAQNVFEQNRHAIAGESKSDDGTDFSGYIARNNLILPGGGAHCTENSIVDNNGPNICWRTHQIDMHGDISRQSDYDSGTAGETMIIEQNTILYTGGPRHHIYDLDQWDPSQTLLGPWENGNAIKIRGNPKDKVYINANVFAHSNRADAIVQNYTATGYYYPPRGVPQLILKISNPITVTPNNLWGAKPLKNLVKCDFTGDGLPDDFMATGVTWWVRSAVTQQWQYLNTKTERLNQLIIQDLDNDGICDVARKPGNPLAIPRIYSKSGKGDWVDRFMVAQ from the coding sequence ATGCTTAACTATTACTCATCTAGGAATAAAACTTCCGTATCTTTATGGAAAACACCGCATATCATCTTAAAATTTATATTCTTATTCTGTTGTCTAGCCAATATACAACTTGCATTTTCTTTACCTAATCAACCACCCGACCCTGTTCCTGACCCCACGCCTAATGGCAATCTGGTTGACGAATGTGTTAATTATGCTAAAACCTCAGCATCCTTAACCCTAACCCCGCAAAACATCAGTTTTGGCGACTCTGTTAATCTGAGCTGGCACATAGAATATCCATCAAAATGTAATGAGGTTTTTTCTTCAGTTGAATTAGCAGGTAAACCGGTAGGTTTGGACGGTGATCAAGTAATAAAACCTATGTCCACTCGCACCTATTCTTTATCTATTTCAACTCCAAACAAAAACTATTACCTACTTAGCCAGGAAGTCGAAGTTACCTTGCCAAATACTGTTCATATCGATGGGAGCAATGACGATTGGAAGGGAGTGTTAATACAAGCCTTGCAAGCCGGCAATAAAAAAATTGTACTGGCCTCTGATGTTGATATGGATTTAACCGGAATAGAAAGCATCAACATTAAAAGCGGCACCACTCTTACCAGTGAAATGCCAGAGCCAGCAATTTATAAGGCCTTTGTGCCTGCAAAAACCAGCTCTAAAAAGGCGAATGTCAAATTTTCAAATCTCTTGTCGAATGCGGTTGACAATGTTTACCGCCCACCCGCCCGAAATGCGGATAATTTAGGCCCAAGGCTCTATTTGATTAATACTGGTGTATCACGCAACCCCCTGTTTATTATCAACGATAGTAATGTCAAAATTTCGGGTTTCAGGTTGCAAGGCCCTAATCCAGAGATAGGTAATGGCAATAGTAATAAGGAAATTGGTATAAAAATTCTTCCAGTTGTGAAAGATGGCGACCCTTTACAAGGAATTGAGATCAGTCAAATGGAAATCTATAACTGGAGTGGTGCGGGAGTTGAAGTTAATGACACGAATACAACTGATCATCCCGGCAGATTGACGTTTAATAATGCCTCAGGCGTTTATATCCACGATAATTATATTCATCACAATCGGCACCACAGTGGCTTTGGTTATGGTGTAAGCGTTGGGGAGGGGGGCTATGCACTCATCGCGCAAAATGTGTTTGAACAAAATCGGCATGCTATTGCAGGTGAAAGTAAAAGTGACGATGGCACCGATTTTTCAGGCTATATTGCACGAAATAACTTAATCTTACCCGGAGGCGGGGCGCATTGCACCGAGAATAGTATTGTGGATAACAATGGTCCAAATATCTGCTGGCGTACCCACCAAATAGATATGCACGGCGATATATCACGACAATCAGACTATGATAGTGGAACAGCCGGTGAAACTATGATTATTGAGCAAAACACGATTTTATATACAGGTGGACCGCGTCATCACATCTACGATCTTGACCAGTGGGACCCGTCTCAAACATTGTTAGGACCATGGGAAAACGGTAATGCAATAAAAATCCGTGGCAACCCAAAGGATAAAGTTTATATCAATGCCAATGTCTTTGCCCACAGTAATCGCGCTGATGCTATAGTGCAAAACTACACTGCGACTGGATACTATTACCCCCCGAGAGGAGTTCCTCAACTTATTTTAAAGATTTCTAATCCAATTACTGTGACTCCAAACAATCTGTGGGGCGCTAAACCACTAAAAAATCTAGTGAAATGTGATTTTACCGGTGATGGTTTGCCGGATGACTTCATGGCAACGGGTGTAACTTGGTGGGTGCGTTCGGCTGTAACTCAGCAGTGGCAATATCTTAATACTAAAACCGAGCGCCTAAACCAATTAATAATTCAGGATTTGGATAATGACGGCATCTGCGATGTCGCGCGTAAACCCGGCAATCCGCTTGCGATACCTCGGATATATTCAAAAAGCGGTAAGGGCGACTGGGTTGATAGGTTTATGGTGGCACAATGA
- a CDS encoding glycoside hydrolase family 15 protein, which produces MKQTIRAFIVDRSDWVVFRKPGAGYGNLTALAMILTALLEPSMALASEAPCAPGNSSVWAPAAKDFLGTSISTQSRVYFTGAEGILTEVFYPTLDKVQNVDLQLLVTDAQKTWGDEERRQTRHEINQVNKRAMLWQVSTSADSGKWKITKKIFADPGRNTVIQRVTFQTLEPGKTVKDYNLYLLNNPAINNSGAGSGNTNQCSGKQGTDQGADNSRTLTANGRVMLAASEPNSTSSALAISLPWKAVGGTPMVSNGFVGRNDGFTDLFAGAGDKTMDFNFDSASGGNVAQMGWIDSGNSTANSISFDVVLAFGNNEAEAMNTANATLGSDLNTLEKTFTDDWIAYSQGLNNQKGKADDQYYLAVMALKSIQDKSNGAMIAGSGTPWGETSSDSNLGGYHLIWSRDLFKFASALIAAGDAASANKAVEFLFNTQMQTATQDNPYSRPGRFPQNSLVDGKPYWNGSQMDEAAMPIILAWKLNRVDLWPKIKLAAEFLSHAGPGTGQERWEEMGGYSPSTIAAEIAGLVCAADLANAANDPGAANFYLQKADEWRNNVANWTFTSTGFHGNGKYYIRINANQNPNDDANLTFGNGVGSHGERWIVDGGFLELVRMGVMSPKDWTILETLPEYDAILKQTIAGKGDAWFRYNYDGYGEYNDGRNYDGSGRGRLWPIFTAERGIYEIAKSGDGSKGESYRQALKAFSSQVGFIPEQIWNNSANITGWQTDTPAAFTVGTSTKSMRPLSWAMGEYINLIAAINQGHSDAPSVVCQRYACDKPQTTVTFKVKADTKFGENLYLVGSSPLLSNWVPTSGIKLSPANYPIWSVTVSLPAGTPLAYKYVKRDSNGNTIWESGDNRDFTTPASGEVTRDDSFR; this is translated from the coding sequence ATGAAACAGACGATACGTGCTTTTATAGTAGACCGCTCTGATTGGGTGGTATTTCGCAAACCGGGTGCTGGCTATGGAAATTTAACAGCGCTCGCCATGATATTGACGGCGCTACTGGAACCAAGCATGGCGCTGGCATCGGAAGCGCCATGCGCGCCGGGTAATTCCTCGGTTTGGGCCCCGGCGGCCAAGGACTTTCTGGGCACCTCCATCAGCACTCAGTCCCGGGTCTACTTTACCGGCGCCGAGGGGATATTGACCGAAGTGTTCTACCCCACGCTCGACAAGGTGCAGAACGTAGATCTGCAATTATTGGTCACCGACGCCCAAAAGACCTGGGGCGACGAAGAGCGCCGGCAAACCCGGCATGAAATCAATCAGGTAAACAAACGCGCCATGCTGTGGCAGGTAAGCACTAGTGCCGACAGCGGTAAGTGGAAAATTACCAAAAAGATCTTCGCCGATCCGGGGCGCAACACGGTTATACAACGTGTTACCTTCCAAACCCTGGAACCCGGTAAAACAGTTAAGGATTACAACCTCTACCTGCTCAATAATCCGGCCATTAATAACAGCGGGGCGGGCAGCGGCAATACCAATCAATGCAGCGGCAAGCAAGGCACGGATCAAGGCGCCGATAACTCCCGCACGCTCACTGCCAACGGCCGCGTCATGCTGGCTGCGTCAGAACCCAATTCCACATCTTCGGCACTCGCCATCTCATTACCCTGGAAAGCGGTCGGCGGCACTCCCATGGTCTCCAACGGCTTTGTAGGCCGCAACGATGGCTTTACCGATCTATTTGCCGGCGCCGGCGACAAAACCATGGACTTTAACTTTGACAGTGCCTCCGGTGGCAATGTCGCGCAAATGGGCTGGATCGATTCGGGCAATAGCACGGCCAACAGCATCTCCTTTGACGTGGTACTGGCCTTCGGCAATAACGAGGCTGAAGCGATGAATACGGCCAATGCCACTCTGGGCAGCGACCTGAACACACTGGAGAAGACTTTTACGGACGATTGGATCGCCTACAGCCAAGGTCTCAACAACCAAAAAGGCAAGGCGGACGATCAATATTATCTGGCCGTAATGGCCTTAAAAAGCATACAGGACAAGAGCAATGGCGCCATGATCGCCGGCTCTGGCACACCGTGGGGTGAAACCAGCAGCGACAGCAACCTGGGGGGCTACCATTTGATCTGGTCGCGCGACTTGTTCAAATTCGCCAGTGCGCTGATCGCCGCCGGCGATGCCGCTTCCGCTAACAAAGCTGTCGAGTTTTTGTTCAACACTCAGATGCAGACAGCCACCCAAGACAATCCTTATTCACGCCCGGGCCGTTTCCCGCAAAATAGTCTGGTGGACGGCAAGCCTTATTGGAATGGGTCGCAAATGGACGAGGCGGCCATGCCCATCATTCTGGCGTGGAAACTAAATCGTGTCGATCTATGGCCTAAGATCAAGCTGGCCGCGGAATTTCTGTCTCACGCGGGGCCAGGCACCGGACAGGAGCGTTGGGAGGAGATGGGCGGTTATTCACCCTCCACGATTGCCGCCGAAATCGCCGGTTTAGTCTGCGCCGCTGACTTGGCTAATGCGGCAAATGATCCGGGCGCGGCGAATTTCTATTTGCAGAAGGCCGATGAATGGCGGAATAACGTGGCGAACTGGACATTTACCAGCACCGGCTTTCATGGTAACGGCAAATATTATATTCGCATCAATGCCAACCAAAACCCCAATGATGATGCCAATCTGACTTTTGGCAACGGCGTCGGCAGCCACGGCGAGCGTTGGATCGTCGACGGCGGTTTTCTCGAACTCGTGCGCATGGGCGTGATGAGCCCTAAGGACTGGACCATCCTTGAAACCCTGCCGGAATATGATGCCATTCTCAAACAGACTATCGCCGGAAAAGGAGACGCTTGGTTTCGCTACAACTATGACGGCTATGGCGAATATAACGATGGCCGGAATTACGACGGCAGCGGTCGAGGCCGACTATGGCCTATCTTCACCGCCGAACGCGGGATTTATGAAATCGCCAAATCCGGTGATGGCTCTAAGGGCGAATCCTATCGCCAAGCGCTGAAGGCTTTTTCCTCGCAAGTCGGATTTATTCCTGAACAGATATGGAACAACAGTGCCAATATTACCGGCTGGCAGACCGATACGCCGGCGGCATTTACTGTCGGCACATCGACCAAATCAATGCGTCCGCTAAGCTGGGCCATGGGCGAATACATCAACCTGATTGCGGCGATAAATCAGGGGCATAGCGACGCACCTAGCGTGGTCTGTCAGCGCTATGCCTGCGACAAGCCGCAAACAACTGTAACGTTCAAGGTCAAGGCAGACACGAAGTTTGGCGAGAATCTATATTTGGTGGGGAGCAGCCCTTTGCTGAGTAACTGGGTGCCCACATCGGGGATCAAGCTATCGCCGGCTAACTACCCGATCTGGAGCGTGACGGTGTCATTACCTGCCGGAACACCTTTGGCGTACAAATATGTCAAACGTGACAGTAACGGCAACACGATTTGGGAAAGCGGGGACAATCGGGACTTCACCACCCCCGCCAGCGGCGAAGTCACCCGCGACGATAGCTTTCGATGA
- a CDS encoding IS256 family transposase, whose translation MTVSPKAIPDELLDALMSNYQTPEDLIGANGLLKQLTKAIVERALEAEMTAHLGHGKHEAVTNANSNARNGKSRKTLKGDFGDLPIEIPRDRHGEFEPQIIAKHQRRWTGFDDKIISLYARGLTVREIQAHLLEIYHTEVSPTLISSVTDAVLEEVSAWQTRPLDPIYPIVYLDCLHTKVRDSGSVRIKAVYLAIGVNLDGHKEVLGLWIAQSEGAKFWLQVVTELKNRGVNDVFIACVDGLKGFPEAIETVFPKATVQLCIVHLVRNSLNYVSYKRRQSVADDLKRIYQAATVREAEQKLAEFEANWHEAYPTIAPIWRRNWDRIIPFFDYPPEIRKVIYTTNTIESVNRSLRKIIKNRAIFPSDDALPKLLYLALKNISQKWTMPVYDWKAALNRFSIQFEDRIPNR comes from the coding sequence ATGACCGTATCACCCAAAGCCATTCCTGATGAATTACTCGATGCCTTAATGTCGAACTATCAAACACCCGAAGACCTGATCGGTGCCAATGGACTGTTAAAGCAGTTGACCAAAGCCATTGTCGAACGCGCCCTGGAAGCGGAAATGACCGCGCATTTGGGCCACGGCAAGCATGAGGCGGTGACCAACGCCAATAGCAATGCCCGTAACGGCAAGAGCCGGAAAACGCTCAAAGGCGACTTCGGCGACTTACCCATCGAGATTCCCCGTGACCGTCATGGCGAATTCGAACCCCAGATTATCGCCAAGCATCAACGGCGCTGGACGGGCTTCGACGACAAGATCATCTCGTTGTACGCCCGCGGCCTGACGGTACGGGAAATCCAGGCCCATCTATTGGAGATCTATCACACGGAGGTGTCGCCCACCTTGATTTCCTCGGTGACCGACGCGGTCCTTGAGGAGGTGAGCGCCTGGCAAACCCGTCCGCTGGATCCGATTTACCCCATCGTCTACCTCGACTGCCTACACACCAAAGTGCGGGACAGTGGCAGTGTGCGGATCAAGGCGGTCTATCTGGCTATTGGTGTCAATCTGGACGGACACAAAGAGGTGCTGGGGCTGTGGATTGCCCAAAGCGAAGGCGCCAAATTTTGGCTGCAAGTGGTCACCGAGCTCAAGAACCGTGGCGTCAACGACGTTTTTATCGCCTGTGTCGACGGTCTAAAGGGGTTTCCGGAAGCGATCGAAACCGTGTTTCCCAAAGCCACTGTGCAGTTGTGCATCGTGCACTTGGTCCGTAACAGCCTTAACTACGTCAGCTACAAAAGGCGCCAGTCGGTCGCCGACGACCTCAAGCGTATCTATCAAGCCGCTACCGTCAGGGAAGCCGAACAAAAACTGGCCGAATTCGAGGCCAACTGGCACGAAGCCTATCCCACCATTGCCCCGATCTGGCGACGAAACTGGGACCGTATCATCCCGTTTTTCGACTATCCGCCCGAGATTCGCAAGGTGATCTACACCACTAATACCATCGAATCGGTGAACCGAAGCCTGAGAAAAATCATAAAAAATCGCGCGATCTTCCCCAGCGATGACGCATTACCCAAGTTGCTCTATCTGGCATTGAAGAATATCAGCCAAAAGTGGACCATGCCCGTCTATGACTGGAAAGCCGCATTAAACCGGTTTAGTATTCAGTTCGAAGACCGAATCCCTAACCGATAA
- a CDS encoding type II toxin-antitoxin system ParD family antitoxin, which translates to MAMQRKTITLTDKLESWVKIQVDSGKFGNDSEYFRDLVRRDQERQEAETRLRNFLDDAEASGFSERNPQEIWAAAEASSPVNNG; encoded by the coding sequence ATGGCCATGCAACGTAAAACGATTACCCTTACTGATAAATTGGAAAGCTGGGTAAAAATCCAAGTTGATTCTGGTAAATTTGGTAACGACAGTGAATACTTTCGTGATTTGGTGCGCCGGGATCAGGAAAGACAAGAAGCAGAAACCCGTCTCCGCAATTTCTTGGATGATGCCGAAGCCAGTGGCTTTAGTGAACGGAATCCTCAAGAAATTTGGGCTGCTGCGGAAGCTTCGAGCCCTGTAAATAATGGCTAA
- a CDS encoding type II toxin-antitoxin system RelE/ParE family toxin, with product MANYRLSKRAEKDVTNIALYTIQNFGVKQARLYRDGLFKTFEMISDFPLIGSDQDHIKPKARRFVYESHSIYYLVNGNEILMLRIFGPGEDPLRHLT from the coding sequence ATGGCTAATTACCGCTTATCCAAACGCGCGGAAAAAGATGTCACAAATATTGCGCTCTACACCATCCAAAATTTCGGGGTAAAGCAAGCAAGGCTATATCGGGATGGGTTATTTAAGACTTTTGAAATGATTTCCGATTTCCCCTTAATAGGAAGCGACCAAGACCATATCAAGCCAAAAGCAAGGAGGTTTGTATATGAATCGCACAGCATATACTATCTGGTCAATGGCAATGAAATTTTGATGCTCCGAATATTCGGTCCGGGGGAAGATCCATTGCGTCACTTGACTTAG
- a CDS encoding SIR2 family protein, whose protein sequence is MRLKWFVMRKVPDLRETIIPPDEVIQAGKDGNLILFIGAGVSRLLGLPSWQGLANCILEDLRQHAFLNYSEVEQLQTLDPKKQLSIATLIAEQNGYPLNVAKHLTGKTEGDSIYKAINDICGRK, encoded by the coding sequence TTGCGCCTTAAATGGTTTGTTATGAGAAAAGTGCCTGATTTAAGAGAGACAATTATCCCTCCAGATGAAGTTATTCAAGCCGGTAAAGACGGTAATTTGATTCTATTCATCGGCGCTGGTGTTTCTCGTTTATTGGGCTTACCTTCTTGGCAAGGATTAGCCAACTGCATTCTCGAAGACTTGAGACAACATGCCTTTCTGAATTATTCAGAAGTCGAACAACTACAAACACTAGACCCGAAAAAGCAACTTTCAATTGCGACATTGATTGCCGAGCAAAACGGTTACCCTTTGAACGTTGCTAAGCATCTAACTGGCAAAACTGAAGGCGACAGCATCTATAAAGCTATCAATGATATCTGTGGGCGCAAATGA